From Lolium perenne isolate Kyuss_39 chromosome 5, Kyuss_2.0, whole genome shotgun sequence, a single genomic window includes:
- the LOC127303214 gene encoding uncharacterized protein: MAGALAVRALDWISALRGTVVTSKATETLAAETIKKAPAASRVRRGLALAINRPLRKRKGPLPPSARRARKLPARIRRRRSSNNSVGGIAGNLGMGSASASGLQHRSPRFRASRRPSGGRADAGQAAGLAGEARSGEAVGAWSSRRCDAAVSPSRRGAQRLWIGMGEVAAGSRAGGVGGEVAAGTLGGAGVGLVVELSEESAVGGSGAMQDFRCIIDHLVGPITAWRKRDLGAGGRRPEPTVSALVGNASWLLFGWTEALVEPLRLNLWGGGCQIPGLLVFFWLCTPAERRRALGGPICVAVIYLALTSVFGVFHIHLGCYQVLCTVAGMVAAAAPLFTFIFLMENTGEELLPHRAILGFSAIHGLLWCARGFILYNGFMLIQNLIGLSFSVLQLCIKTFYGLPDMYHGSEDFEQELLAHLPVIEPPVDVEQGLQMVQGDQGIPPLMPGQEELPPMAGQEIQDPLVPDQEEEDEEDEEEDDDDDEESDDDEEDDDHHGGGVNYASDECSPSPDPDSTAGQSVPGELQSPAPQDATSSGTPGVSSGKGMPPRRSSRLALASNKTPSKQTPIMVASNKTPSKPTPTMVASNKTPSKLTMVLRSSTTRNTPTSGSESSSTTANIPSGSGRKRQR; the protein is encoded by the exons atggccggagcacttGCAGTACGCGCACTTGACTGGATCTCGGCACTCAGAGGCACGGTGGTCACGAGCAAGGCAACGGAAACACTTGCCGCGGAAACGATTAAGAAGGCTCCCGCGGCGAGCAGAgttaggcgcggcctggccctcgcCATTAATCGCCCGCTCCGAAAGAGGAAAGGTCCTCTGCCTCCTTCGGCGCGACGAGCGAGGAAGCTCCCAGCCCGGATCCGCCGTAGGCGCAGCAGCAATAACTCGGTGGGCGGGATTGCGGGGAACCTGGGTATGGGGAGCGCCTCGGCGTCGGGGTTGCAGCACCGAAGTCCTCGCTTCAGGGCTAGCCGCAGGCCTAGCGGAGGTCGG GCCGACGCAGGGCAGGCCGCAGGGCTAGCCGGCGAGGCAAGAAGCGGCGAGGCCGTAGGGGCGTGGAGCAGCCGCAGATGCGATGCAGCTGTCTCTCCATCACGCAGAGGGGCCCAGCGGTTGTGGATAGGTATGGGGGAGGTGGCCGCAGGCTCCAGGGCGGGGGGCGTTGGCGGTGAGGTGGCCGCCGGCACACTAGGTGGCGCCGGCGTGGGGCTGGTGGTCGAGCTCTCCGAGGAGAGCGCGGTAGGTGGGAGCGGAGCCATGCAAGATTTTCGCTGTATAATCGATCATCT CGTTGGGCCGATCACGGCCTGGAGGAAGCGTGACCTCGGCGCAGGTGGGCGCAGGCCGGAACCAACCGTCAGCGCTCTTGTGGGCAATGCATCCTGGCTGCTCTTTGGGTGGACGGAGGCTCTGGTTGAGCCGCTTCGCCTCAACTTGTGGGGAGGCGGGTGTCAGATCCCGGGGCTGCTGGTGTTCTTTTGGCTGTGCACGCCGGCCGAGAGGAGGCGAGCCCTGGGCGGACCAATCTGCGTTGCCGTCATCTATCTTGCCCTCACGTCTGTGTTCGGCGTCTTCCACATCCACCTGGGCTGCTACCAGGTCTTGTGCACggtcgccggcatggtcgccgcGGCCGCGCCTCTTTTCACCTTCATTTTCTTG ATGGAGAACACGGGCGAAGAGTTGCTCCCCCACCGGGCAATTCTGGGCTTCAGCGCAATACATGGTCTTCTCTGGTGTGCAAGGGGCTTCATCCTGTACAACGGCTTTATGCTT ATTCAGAACTTGATTGGCCTAAGCTTCTCGGTACTTCAGCTGTGCATCAAGACCTTCTACGGGCTCCCCGACATGTACCACGGCAGTGAAGATTTTGAGCAGGAGCTCCTTGCCCACCTGCCCGTGATAGAGCCCCCTGTTGACGTCGAGCAAGGGTTGCAGATGGTGCAAGGTGATCAGGGGATACCGCCTTTGATGCCCGGCCAAGAGGAGCTACCGCCCATGGCAGGTCAGGAGATACAGGATCCTTTAGTGCccgaccaagaggaggaggacgaggaggacgaggaggaggacgacgatgacgacgaggagtccgacgacgacgaggaggacgacgatcatCATGGTGGCGGCGTCAATTATGCTAGCGACGAGTGCTCCCCATCGCCAGACCCTGACAGCACCGCCGGTCAGAGCGTGCCAGGCGAGCTACAGTCCCCGGCCCCCCAGGACGCCACCAGCAGCGGCACCCCGGGCGTCTCCTCCGGCAAGGGCATGCCACCCCGCAGGTCCAGCCGCCTGGCACTCGCATCCAACAAGACCCCCAGCAAGCAGACGCCGATCATGGTGGCATCCAACAAGACCCCCAGCAAGCCGACGCCGACCATGGTGGCATCCAACAAGACCCCGAGTAAGCTGACCATGGTCCTGAGGTCGTCTACGACAAGGAACACGCCCACCTCCGGCAGCGAGTCCAGCTCCACCACGGCCAACATCCCCTCCGGCTCCGGCAGGAAAAGGCAGCGGTAA